The window GCCAATTTAAAAGATTCCAACCCTTTTAAATTAAATGAGCAAATCACTTGGTTATGTGTCCAAAGCTAATCACCTTTTTTTAAAAGTCGATTGTTACAGCAATCGGCTTTTTTATTTTTCAAATATATAACATTTTTAAAACTTGACAGAAAACTACAAAAGTAATGATGTCAAATAAAAAAATCTAACTCTTAATACTCTGTTCAAAAGGAATTCTATTAACAATACTTCGTCCTAAAGTAACCTCGTCTGCGTATTCTAATTCGTCACCAACGGAAATTCCACGTGCAATAGTAGACGTTATTACATCGTAACTTTCAATTTGTTTGTAAATATAAAAGTTGGTTGTATCGCCTTCCATAGTAGAACTTAGTGCAAAAATTAGTTCTTTAATTTCTCCTTCTTTTACTTTATGTACTAAAGACTCTATTTGTAAATTTTGAGGACCAATTCCTTCAATCGGAGAAATTTTTCCACCTAAAACATGGTACAAACCTCTAAATTGCGCTGTACTTTCAATTGCCATTACATCTCTAATATCTTCAACCACACAAACCAAAGAAGCATTTCTATTAGGATTGCTACAAATAGCACAAATAACTGTGTCTGAAATATTATGACATTTCTCACAAGAATTTACGTTTTCACGTAGTCCAGACAACGCTTCGGTTAAAAATTTTGTATTTTCTGAAGGTTGTTTTAGTAAATGCAACACCAAACGAAGCGCAGTTCTTTTACCTATTCCTGGTAAACGAGAAACTTCATTTACAGCATTTTCAAGAAGTTTTGAAGAAAAATCCATTTTACAAATTTAACTCATTAAAGAGAAAAGAATCAAGAAAAAGAGAAAAGAAAATTCAATACTCAAAAAGAAGTCTTTCTTCTTTTCTCTATATTCTATCTTCTAAAAAAAGTATCTTCGTACTTCAAAATTTTCAACTCGAAATAAAACAATGCAACCACTTCATATAATACTATTAATTGTAGCCTATTTTTCTGTATTAATTTTAATTTCTTACCTAACAGGAAAATCAGCAAATAACGAAACTTTTTTTAAAGCCAACAACTCGTCGCCTTGGTATTTAGTAGCTTTTGGTATGATTGGTGCTTCGCTTTCTGGCGTAACATTTATTTCCGTTCCTGGTTGGGTAGAAGCACAACAATTAAGTTATATGCAAATGGTTTTGGGTTATGTTGTTGGTTATGCAATTATTGGCTTGGTGCTACTTCCACTCTATTATCGATTAAATTTAACTTCAATTTACACCTATTTACAAGATAGATTTGGTAATTATTCCTATAAAACTGGAGCTTCATTCTTCTTATTATCAAGAACAATTGGCGCAGCTTTTAGACTATTTTTAGTTGCCAATGTTTTACAATTATTATTGTTTGATGCTTACGGAATTCCATTTTGGGTAACCGTAACCATTACCATTTTATTAATTTGGCTGTACACTTTTAAAGGCGGAATAAAAACTATAGTTTGGACAGACACATTACAAACGCTTTTTATGTTAATTGCAGTGGGAGTTTGTATTTATGTGATTTCTGATGAATTACAAATCTCAAATTTATTCAGTTATGTTGCCGATAGCGAATTGTCTAAAACCTTCTTTTTTGATGATTTTAAAGCCGGAAATTACTTTTGGAAACGCTTTTTCTCAGGTGCATTTATTGCCATTGTAATGACAGGTTTAGACCAAGATATGATGCAAAAAAACTTAACGTGCCGCAATTTAAAAGACGCTCAAAAAAACATGTTTTGGTTTACAATTGTTTTAGTAATTGTCAACTTTTTCTTTTTAGCTTTAGGTATTTTACTAACCGATTTTGCTCAAAAAAACGGAATAGACGCTCACAAAGATTTATTATTTCCAACCATTGCAGGTAAAGGTCATTTAGGTTTGGCGGCCGCATTGTTCTTTTTACTTGGTTTAATTGCCGCAGCATATTCAAGCGCAGATTCTGCTTTAACATCATTAACAACCTCTTTTTCTATTGATATTGTAGAGATTGATAAAAAGAAAGAAAAAAACGAACAAGAGAAAATTAGAAAGAAAATTCATGTAATATTTTCTTTTATTTTGATTGCTGTAATTCTAATTTTCAAATACTTTATTGCTGATGAAAGTGTGATTGCAAAAATATTCACGTTTGCGGGTTATACCTACGGACCTTTATTAGGTTTATATGCCTTCGGATTATTTACAAAACTGAAAGTTAAAGACAAATTAGTTCCAATCATCTGTATTTTATCACCGTTTATTGCCTACGGAATTAACGAAATTACCAAAACCAAATTTGGTTTCGATTTTGAGTTTTTTATTCTCGTCTTAAACGGTTTAATCACTTTTATTGGACTATATTTAATTAAATCCTCAAAGAATTAAACGCTATTAAGCTCTAATTTAAATTAACTTTTTAAAAAAACCTATTCTAATATGATAAAATCAAACACTCCAATTACTTTTCCATGTGGTGCAGTCATGAAAAACAAATTCATGTTAGCTCCTTTAACCAACCAACAAAGTCATGAAAACGGACAACTTTCTGATGATGAATTTAAGTGGTTAACTATGCGAGCAAAAGGAAATTTTGGTTTGGTTATGACTTGTGCTTCTCACGTTCAAGAAATTGGAAAAGGATTTCCAGGTCAGTTAGGTATTTTTAGCGATGTTTTAAATGAAGGTCATATAAAACTTTCTTCCGCTATAAAAGAACATGGAAGTTTAGCCGTAATTCAATTACATCATGCAGGAATGAGAACTCCTTCAGAATTAATTGGAGAAAATCCAGTTTGTCCTTCAGATAATGAAAAAACAAAAGCGCGTGCACTTACTTTAAATGAAGTAAAACAATTACGAGAAGATTTTATCAACGCAGCAATTAGAGCAAAAAAATGTGGTTATGATGGTGTTGAAGTTCATGGTGCGCACGGATATATTTTAACGCAATTTTTAAGTTCTGAAATAAATAAAAGAACCGATGAATATGGAGGTAACTTAACAAATAGAGCTCGGTTGTTATTTGAAATTGTTGAAGGAATTAGAGAACAATGTGGTAAAGAGTTTTTACTTGGTGTAAGATTGTCTCCAGAAAGATTTGGAATGGATATTGACGAAATAAAAACTGTTTGTCAAAATCTTGTAAATTTGAATAAAATTGATTTTTTAGATATTTCTTTATGGGATGTTTTTAAAATGCCACACGAAGAAAAATATCAAGAAATATCTTTACTCGAGCACTTTAAAAGTATCGACTTTAAAAATGTAAAATGGACAGTTGCTGGAAAAATAAGCAACGCTAAAGACGTTCAAAAAGTTTTAGACAACGATGTAGATTTTGTTTCTATTGGAACATCAGCAATTTTACATCATAATTTCCCTCAATTAGTTATTGAAAATCCAGATTTTAGTCCTGTTGAAGTTCCAATTTCTAAAGAACATCTTAAAAAAGAAGGACTAAGTGAAACTTTTATTACTTATTTAAAAAGATGGCCAGATTTTGTAAAATAAAAACGCATTTTAACAGATTTTATAAGTTGTGAAAAAATCGGTTTCAATTATTGGTGGCGGACCTTCCGCATTTTTACTTGCTTCTTTTTTAGACGAAGCAAAATTTACGGTTACTATTTATGAAAAAAACAAAACTGCAGGACGTAAGTTTTTAGTTGCCGGAAAAGGTGGATTTAACCTTACACATTCCGAAGATATTTCTACTTTTATTAAACGATATACGCCTTCTAATTTTCTAAAAAAAGCACTGTTAAATTTTACAAATGTTGATTTTAGAAATTGGTTAGCAGAAATAGGAATTCCAACTTTTATTGGAAGTAGCAAAAGAGTATATCCAAAAGAAGGCATTAAACCGATTGAAGTTTTAACTACAATTCTAAATCATCTTAAAAGCAAAAATGTAACTATTAAATACGAGCATATTTTTTCTGGTTGGAATTCCGACAATAACCCGATAATCAATAATGCTGCTGTTATTTCTGATTACACAGTTTTCTCTTTAGGAGGCGGAAGCTGGAAAGTTACTGGTTCCGATGGAAGTTGGCTAAATACATTTAAAGAAAAAGGTATTAAAACCATTCCTTTTGAAGCTTCAAATTGTGCCTATAAAATTGATTGGAAATCAGGTTTCATTCAACAAAACGAAGGAAAACCGTTAAAAAATATTGCTGTTTCTTGTGAAGATAAAACACAGAAAGGTGAAGCCGTTATTACTAAATTTGGATTGGAAGGAAATGCTATTTACGGATTAAGCCCGCAAATTAGAGAAGCATTAAATCAACATAAAAAAGCAACAATTTATATTGATTTAAAACCTGCTTTGTCGTTAGAAAATGTGCTTTCTAAAATGATGAGTTCAAATCAAAAAAA of the Tenacibaculum todarodis genome contains:
- a CDS encoding NAD(P)/FAD-dependent oxidoreductase, producing the protein MKKSVSIIGGGPSAFLLASFLDEAKFTVTIYEKNKTAGRKFLVAGKGGFNLTHSEDISTFIKRYTPSNFLKKALLNFTNVDFRNWLAEIGIPTFIGSSKRVYPKEGIKPIEVLTTILNHLKSKNVTIKYEHIFSGWNSDNNPIINNAAVISDYTVFSLGGGSWKVTGSDGSWLNTFKEKGIKTIPFEASNCAYKIDWKSGFIQQNEGKPLKNIAVSCEDKTQKGEAVITKFGLEGNAIYGLSPQIREALNQHKKATIYIDLKPALSLENVLSKMMSSNQKNTTQILKKELKLSSSQIDLLKTNLSKETYLNNSSLAENIKNFPLEIIGFSPIDEAISTVGGIDLKAVNENFEINNLPNQFCIGEMLNWDAPTGGYLLQFCVSSGVYLADYLNKIK
- the recR gene encoding recombination mediator RecR; amino-acid sequence: MDFSSKLLENAVNEVSRLPGIGKRTALRLVLHLLKQPSENTKFLTEALSGLRENVNSCEKCHNISDTVICAICSNPNRNASLVCVVEDIRDVMAIESTAQFRGLYHVLGGKISPIEGIGPQNLQIESLVHKVKEGEIKELIFALSSTMEGDTTNFYIYKQIESYDVITSTIARGISVGDELEYADEVTLGRSIVNRIPFEQSIKS
- a CDS encoding NADH:flavin oxidoreductase, which codes for MIKSNTPITFPCGAVMKNKFMLAPLTNQQSHENGQLSDDEFKWLTMRAKGNFGLVMTCASHVQEIGKGFPGQLGIFSDVLNEGHIKLSSAIKEHGSLAVIQLHHAGMRTPSELIGENPVCPSDNEKTKARALTLNEVKQLREDFINAAIRAKKCGYDGVEVHGAHGYILTQFLSSEINKRTDEYGGNLTNRARLLFEIVEGIREQCGKEFLLGVRLSPERFGMDIDEIKTVCQNLVNLNKIDFLDISLWDVFKMPHEEKYQEISLLEHFKSIDFKNVKWTVAGKISNAKDVQKVLDNDVDFVSIGTSAILHHNFPQLVIENPDFSPVEVPISKEHLKKEGLSETFITYLKRWPDFVK
- a CDS encoding sodium:solute symporter, coding for MQPLHIILLIVAYFSVLILISYLTGKSANNETFFKANNSSPWYLVAFGMIGASLSGVTFISVPGWVEAQQLSYMQMVLGYVVGYAIIGLVLLPLYYRLNLTSIYTYLQDRFGNYSYKTGASFFLLSRTIGAAFRLFLVANVLQLLLFDAYGIPFWVTVTITILLIWLYTFKGGIKTIVWTDTLQTLFMLIAVGVCIYVISDELQISNLFSYVADSELSKTFFFDDFKAGNYFWKRFFSGAFIAIVMTGLDQDMMQKNLTCRNLKDAQKNMFWFTIVLVIVNFFFLALGILLTDFAQKNGIDAHKDLLFPTIAGKGHLGLAAALFFLLGLIAAAYSSADSALTSLTTSFSIDIVEIDKKKEKNEQEKIRKKIHVIFSFILIAVILIFKYFIADESVIAKIFTFAGYTYGPLLGLYAFGLFTKLKVKDKLVPIICILSPFIAYGINEITKTKFGFDFEFFILVLNGLITFIGLYLIKSSKN